One region of Chryseobacterium wanjuense genomic DNA includes:
- the map gene encoding type I methionyl aminopeptidase: protein MSITNEQELIGMQKVSEAVAYTLKEMINYAQPGMTTKDLDEYGAKILSDFGAKSAPYLTYGFPGWTCISVNNEFCHGIPTDKRVLEEGDLINIDVSAELDGFWADNGGSFVIGKDIHQHQKLVDASKEILQKAIDTIKGGVKIADVGFLMENEAKKRGLKVIKNLAGHGVGRSLHEQPDELLNYKNRFDSRRFRKNSVVAIETFISTDSNLAVELKDGWTMVGNKGGYMAQHEHTIVVTDGKPIILTEMNEILN, encoded by the coding sequence TTACAAACGAACAGGAATTAATCGGGATGCAGAAAGTAAGCGAAGCGGTTGCCTACACTTTAAAAGAAATGATTAATTATGCGCAGCCGGGCATGACTACAAAAGATCTCGATGAATACGGGGCGAAGATTCTTTCTGATTTCGGAGCAAAATCGGCACCTTACCTCACGTATGGTTTTCCGGGTTGGACGTGCATCAGTGTCAACAATGAGTTTTGTCACGGGATTCCTACGGATAAAAGGGTTTTGGAAGAAGGAGACTTAATTAATATCGATGTCTCGGCAGAGCTTGACGGCTTTTGGGCGGATAATGGAGGATCGTTTGTGATTGGAAAAGATATTCATCAACATCAAAAATTGGTCGATGCTTCCAAAGAAATTTTACAAAAAGCCATCGATACGATAAAAGGAGGGGTGAAAATTGCCGATGTAGGATTTCTGATGGAAAATGAAGCCAAAAAACGAGGCTTAAAAGTCATTAAAAACCTTGCGGGACATGGTGTCGGAAGAAGCCTCCACGAGCAGCCCGACGAATTGCTGAATTACAAAAACCGTTTTGATTCCAGACGTTTCAGGAAAAATTCTGTGGTGGCGATTGAAACTTTTATTTCTACAGATTCAAATCTTGCCGTAGAGCTCAAAGATGGATGGACGATGGTAGGAAACAAAGGCGGATACATGGCACAACACGAACATACGATTGTCGTGACCGACGGGAAACCTATTATTTTAACGGAAATGAATGAAATATTGAATTAA